In Lathamus discolor isolate bLatDis1 unplaced genomic scaffold, bLatDis1.hap1 Scaffold_70, whole genome shotgun sequence, the DNA window AGGGGGATGTGGGTGTGCTGTGGGTGCcattggggtgcaggggggggaTATGGGTGCCATTGGGGTTCGGGGGGGGGTCTGTGTGGGTGCCACTGAGGTGCAGGGGGGGATCTGGGTGTGCTGTGGGTGCCATTGGGGTGCAGAGGGGGATCTGGGTGTGCTGTGGGTGCCATTGGGGTGCAGAGGGGGATCTGGGTGTGCTGTGGGTGCCATTGGGGTGCAGAGGGGGATCTGGGTGTGCTGTGGGTGCcattggggtgcagggggggagATGTGGGTGCcattggggtgcaggggggggaTATGGGTGCCATTGGGGTTCGGGGGGGGGTCTATGTGGGTGCCACTGAGGTGCAGGGGGGGATCTGGGTGTGCTGTGGGTGCCAttggggtgcggggggggggatgtgggtgccattggggtgcagggggggtctATGTGGGTGCCACTGAGGTGCAGGGGGGTGGATCTGGGTGTGCTGTGGGTGCcattggggtgcaggggggggggatgtgggtGCCACTGGGGTGCAagggggggatggggggtgtgctgtgggtgccattggggtgcaggggggggcCATGACCCCGTGCCCCATCCCTCACGTGCGGTGCTGCGGGGGGTGGCCGCTCCCGCTCATTGAGTCCCGTGCCAGGCCCAGCCGGTTGGGTGACATTGCTGGGGGGTGACGCTTGTTTTGGTGGCTCCTGGTGCCTCCCATGGGGACACTCCCCAATCCGGTGACACCCCAAAGGTGCCCCCCCCCTTTATCCCTGTCATTAACCCCCCCccattcccttctccccacagCCTGGGGGCCCAGCTCCGAGCCgacgccgccgccgccgccaccaccacccccggccccccccccccctaaGGAGCCACCTGAGGGtggggggacccccccccaGGCCATCCcccccccattgacaccccaaTAAACACCGTGCCCCCTCCTCCACTGAGAGCCACAGCAGCGGTCACAGCGGTGCCACCTTTAATACCCACAGGTGccatgttggggggggggggggggggaaagcaCCCCAAAACGCCCCCCCCAAACAGTGGGGTGCATGTGGGGGGTGGCAGTGttgattgggggggggggctcaggCAGTGATGGGAGGGGGTTCAGGCAATGGtggtttggggagggggggctCAGGCATTGATTGGGGGAGGTCAGGCATTGATTTGGGGGGGTCAACCCCTGATgtgatgctgggggggggggttccaGTCCAGAGTCAACAtttgatggggggggggggcgtatCCAGGAGTCTCCATAGGGGACTCCTCAGTGCTCCATAGGGGTTGGGGGCCCAGGGGGCTGCGCTTGGGGGCCCCCCCCGTGTCTCCCCCGCGCTGCCTCTGCCCCCGTTTGTGTCCCCTGATGCAATGGAGGTGGCCGCATCCATCGTGCCCCCCCCTGGCCGCCCCCCCcgctgcttcctcctcctcctcctcttcctcctcctcgctCTCGGTCGAGCTCTCCCCAAACGCTCGCGGCTTCTCATAGATGCAGCAGCCTGAGGTGCAATGGAGGGGGGGGCACACACAAAAAGGGGGTGTCAGGGGGGGCCCCCCTCAGTGTCCAGATGGGGGGGTACGGGGGGGGTCCCCACTCACACTTGGAGGAGCGGCGCCCCAGGTGCTCATTGTCCACGGTGTCGCTGGACCCACTCCACCTTCTTGTCCGGCTTCCGCTTGCGCAGCTTCAGGGTCAGGCTGCGGTTCTCCTGGGGGGGGGCACATGGGGGTCACTGTCACCACCCCCATTATGTtctaaacccccccccccccctttttataGCACATTTATGGCTCCTTGGGGGTATTTAgacattccccccccccacagcTATTTACCCGCAATAGGATTTATACCCTCCCAGTTGGATTTATACCCCCCTTGGGTATTTatatatcccccccccccccccatggtaTTTATACACCCCTGGAGCTTATAGCCCCTTCCATATCCTTATACCCCCCCCATATCCATGTGCCCTGGTGTGTATAAATAGGCACATAGACACTATATTACAGCCCCTTATAGTCACGATACTTATAGGCCCCCCCCATATCTATACCCCCCCCCAGGGACATATAGATACAGGCACATATTATCTATAGCTCCTCCCCTGGGTATCTACACCACTCTCTTCCCTATATATACATACCCAGAACAAGCTATagatactgggggggggggggggctataGATATGAGGGGTATCTAAACCCCCCCCCTTCACTATCTATATGTCACCCTCTAGATCTATAGCCCCCCCCCCTTCACTATCTATGTGTGCCCGTCTACATCTACAGCCTGTTCTGGGTATCTAACCCCCCCTTCACTATCTATATGTCCCCCTCTAGATCtatagcccccccccccccccccggctatCTATAGCCTGTTCTGGCTATCTAACCCCCCTTCGCTATTTATATGTTCCCCTCTAGATCTATAGCCCCCCCGGGTATCTATAGCCTGTTCTGGCTATCTAACCCCCCCCCTTCACTATCTATATGTCCCCCTCTAGATCTAGATCTATAGCCCCCCCCCGGCTATCTATAGCCTGTTCCGGGTATCTAACACACCCCCCTTCACTATCTATATGTCCCCCTCTAGATCTATAGCCCCCCCCCGGCTATCTATAGCCTGTTCTGGCTATCTAACCCCCCTCTTCACTATCTATATGTCCCCCTCTAGATCTATAGCCCCCCCGGCTATCTATAGCCTGTTCTGGCTATCTAACCCCCCTCTTCACTATCTATATGTCCCCCTCTAGATTTATAGCCCCCTCCCCGGGTACCTATAGCCTGTTGGGGTAtctaaccccccccccccttcactAAACGTTCCCTTCTGTATCTGTGTATTGGCACGTACAGACACGGCCCCCCCCAATTACAGCCCCCCTTCAGTACctatacccccccccccccagcctttcCGGTATCCGCACCCCCGGCGCTCACCGGCTCGGCGGCACCGGTCTCGGTGACGGTGGCGGTGCCGCAGCCGCCGGTGTCCGCCGCCTCCGCCATGGCCCCGGGTTGGTGTTAACGGGAGCGGGGGGGGGCCCGGCCGCCGCCGAGGCCCCGAACGGGCGCGGAGCACCGGGAAAGGCCGGGCCGGACCGGACCGCTCTCGCCGCCGCCCCGGTGCAGCGCCCACCGACACCCCCACTTCCGGCTGGTCGTTAGGGCACTTCCGGTGGGTCCCACGTATAATGCGGTCCCCCGATACGGGAGCACTTCCGCCGTACGACGGTGGCGCAGCGCGCATGCGCACTGCGGTCAGGGGGGGCAGATAAGAGGATGGGGCGAATGGGGGCAGTTTAAGGGGGGTAGTTAGAGACTGAGGGGGCTAATTAGGGGCTGGGGGGCAAATAGGAGCAGTTTGTGGGGTAGATAGAGGCTGATGGGGCAAATGGGGcagcttggggggggggttagTAAAGCATAAGAGGGCAATTTAGGGGCTGGGGGGCAATTAGGGGCAGTTCAGGAGGGTAAATAGAGCCTGAGGGGGCTACTGAGGTGCTACAGGGGGCAGATAGAGGCTGAGGCGGCAGTTTGGGGGGGGTAGAGAATGCCTAAGAGGGCAATTCAGGGCCTTGGTGGGGCAAATAGGGGCTGGGGGAGGCAAGTAAGTGCTGAGGAGAGAGTTGGGGGGGTAaaagggctggggggggggcagttTTAAGTGAGACACCCCCTGAATCAACACCCTGGAGGGGTTTATTGAGCACATGGGGGGGGGCACAAACACCCCATCAGGAATCCTCCTTCTCCTGGAACCtgtggggagagaaggggtggTTATGGGGGGGTCAGAGAGGGGAAAACGGGGGGTCAGAAAGGGCAAAAGGGGGGATCCATATGGAAGTGGGGGGATCCATATGGAAGGGGGGGTCCCTCACCTGCAATGGGGGCACGTATAGAACACGGTCTGGCCCTCATCGGCCGAGCGCATCTGCCGGGTGCGATAAGCCATCCCCTCATGCCCGCAGCGGGGGCAGCGCCGCTCCACCTGcatgtgccccccccccccaggacaTGGGGTTACAACCCCCTGCCCTATGGGGGGGCTATAAACAGCGGGGGTCCCTCCCCAATGGGGTGTTACCCCCCCATAGCCACTGACCAGGGGTCCTTGGAAGTGGGGAGCAGGATCCTGCCCCCTCCCCGCGGGCTCCAACCGGTTGAACTCGATGGTGCTGCGGATCGTTTTCCCCTCAAAGTCTATGGGACAAAGGAAGTCaaggggggcgggggggggtcaTGTCCCGGTGTGtgtcgtgtcccccccccaaCCTTGTCCCCACTGACCGGCGGTGTCGAGGGTGAAGCTGCAGCGGGGGCAGCGGATGCTGCTCTGCGGGCCCGGCCGGGGCAGGACGGAGCCGCACTCGGGGCAGAAATCCAGGCAGGACTggaagcaggaggaggggagCTCCATGGCTGGCAATGGGGGGGGAggaaagcggggggggggggtgtcagtATCACCCAGCACCCCCTTTCCTGCCCGCTGCCATCGGCCCCCGTTACCTTCGCTGCCCCCCCATTGCCTCCCATAGCCCCCTTCACCCCCCCAGAGCAGACAAGTCGAACCCTTCCACGGCGCCCAGACAGTCCCGAACGCGCGCAGCTCCAGCCCCGCCCCTCTCTTTACGTCACTTCCCCCTCGCGGCGCGCGTTATTGATTGACGCGAAAAGCCACGGAGGGGGCGTGTCCATCCTGCGAAGGGGCGTGGCTTTTGTGGGGGCGTGGCCTGACGGCGTTGTTTCCAATCGGAGCGCGGCTTTGCGCCGGGGTGGGCGTGGCCTTCCATAAATGGGCAGGCACGGGGGCGTGGTCTCGCCGTTGCCATGGCGTCGCTTCCGCTGCGGCGGGGCGGAAGTGGCGGGAGCTGCCGGGAGGCGCTGCTGGTaccggccggggccgggggggggggggcggccccGTGGGGCCGGGGAGGGCCATTGGGGcctatggggctgggagggcCTTCGGTGTCCCCTATGGGGCTGGGTGGGGGGGGCCCTGTGCCCTATAGCGGCAAGGAGGAGGCTCCCTCCCCATTCCCTACGGGAATTCCTCTTCCTGCGGGATTCGGGGCAGGGGGATCCATGaggaggttggggggggggaggttgtgTTCATTAATGGGGGAATTGGGCATTTAACCTTTTCCTCCCCATTGAAGAGCTCTTtggatcccccccccccccccccaggaccATGCCTGGGGGCTGGAGGGTGCTGAGCCCGGAGGCAGCGGCCGGACCGACGGACACAGCCCCCGCCATggcctgacccccccccccccccgcaccggCTCCGTGTGGAAGCTCCGAAGGGAGGGAAGCAGCGACTtgaccccccctccccccccccattcccaagGGATTCTCAGGCGGCTCTggaaaaggagggggagggggaaccCCAGCGACCCCCCTCCCCCTGGAGCGACGGCACAAGCAGGTAACCCCCTgcgggaagaagggaggggctTTTCCCGGCGAATTGCCATTGGGAAGGGGTTAAAATCCCCTTGGAaaggggggggaaatggggatgCAGGGGAAGATCGAGGCGCTGGGGTGATGCTCGGTGGCAAATCCCATGGGAAAAGCGCTTCATTTGGGCCAGGGTGAGGGTTGGTTCCGTTGAGCGCCGTCGCTGTGGTTTATTTTGGTGTCTCCCCAGGGGAAATGAAGCCAAAAAggtgggaaaaggggaaaaatcagAGCGGGGGGGGGATCCCAAAACTTGCTTCCTTGGTCCGTTATGGGTGGGTTTGGGATGCTGAGGCCGGAGCTGCTTCTGCCGGGATGCAAAAAGAGCCTGGATTAGTTAAAAAGGGGGTTTAATGGGTTGTTTAAAGGTGATGGAAtgaaacggggggggggggtacccCGAATCTGCTGGTTTGGGGTCTCTGGGGGCTGCTGTGATGAGGAAAAGGAGCTTAAACCCCCCCAAAATCCTTTAGGAATGcctggggttggggggggtcaCCTTTAAGCACCAAAGAAGGGGGGAAGCGTCAGCCCCAGCCTGGAtttgggatgggggggggggttgggggtcCTGAAGGGTTCAATGGGATCGGAGCTGGGAGGCCCCGGGGCGCAGCCGAGGGCTGGGGAAATCCCGGCTCTGCTTACTCAGCGCCTGGCTGCCGGCTCCGGCCTCGGCACCAGGGCACGGCGCGGCTCAGCTGCCCTTTGGGGCCAAAACCCCCTTGTTTGGGGCCAAAACCCCCTTGTTTGGGGCCAAAACCCCCTTGTTTGGGGCCAAAACCGCCTCCTTTGGAGCCAAACCAGCCCCATTCCGAGGCAGAACCCCTCATTCTGAGCCAAGCCGCCGGCTGCCCCCAGCCTTTCGGCCCCAGGTATGGCTTAACCCAGCGCCTCCCCCTGCAGAGCCCCCATTGAGGAGCTCAAATCCCCCCTAAATTCCCCTTTTCccaccttttttcccttcttttccttctctccggCTGCTTTTCCGGGCTGCGACAGCTCTTTTGGGGCCTGGATGGGGGATCTGAACCAGTTGTTTTCCGCCTTACCGGcactttccccttttcccttcccctcctgttGCCTTTGGCCTCACCCCCCCCTTTTACCACTCCAAACCCTTgattttccctcttccccccctccttttttccatttaaatccCCCTTTTCCgggtgttttcttcccttttaattCCCCTTTTCCGCCCGCCAACGTGGCCGGCGGCGCCGTTAACCCTTGAGCCGCTCCCGCTGCGCTTCACCAGTCGCTGCTTTCCCCTCTCTTTATTCTCCCTGGTGCTTCCATTCCCCTTTTCCTTATGGTTTTCCTTCCTTAaaccccccctttccctcccactTCCTGCCCTCGCTGACATCTTCCCTTTGCCGGTAGGAGTCAAAccgggctgggggggggggtaaaaaCTCTCTGAAAACAGAGGATTTTAGCACCCAAATTGAAACTTTCTTCTATATCTCAAGCAaaaacttccccccccccccccccccatcttccCGGTGCCGAATCGTGCCTGGAACCGGCCTTGGGGTTAATGTTTAACGGGAATGGACTCTgctccccgctccccccgcGGAGATTTGGGGTTTAGGTTCAGAATTtgccatttccccccccccccccccccccatcccagttttggggctgtttttgTGCCACGTTTCTGGTGGGAGGCTCCATGGCCGCGTTGTTTCACTTCCTCTCCCCATGCGGGGGGGGGTTGTTCCTCTGTTGAGGGGTGAAAGGAGGCCCCTGAACCCTCTCTCTTGCTGCGGTCCCAGGTCCATGGCATGGGAGTGAGCGCtgaaggatgctgaagaagagCAGCTTGGTGCTGTGGGGGGCGGCGCTCTTCATCGCCTGGAAcggcctcctcctcctcttcctctggaGCCGCCCGACCTCGCCTCCCGACGGCGACCTCCTCACGGCCCAAGTGATCCGCTTGGCCCAGGACGCCGAAACCGAGCTGGAGCGGcagaagcagctcctgcaccagATCCACCGCTACAGCGGCCTCTGGAGCCGGCGGCACCACCGCGGCCCCGGCACCGTCAAACCGccccctccgccgccgccgtccCCGGCACCGCCGCAGCCCACCGAGCCCGGCGGCACCGTGCTGCCCGTGCTGGTGCTGGCCTGCGACCGCAGCACCGTGCGCCGCTGCCTCGATAAGCTCCTGCGGTACCGGCCCTCGGCGCAGCAATTCCCCGTCATCGTGAGCCAGGATTGCGGGCACGCCGAGACCGCCCGGGTCATCGCTTCCTATGGGGATGCCGTGGCTCATATCCGGCAGCCGGACCTCAGCGACATCCCGGTGCCGGCGGAGCATAGGAAATTCCAAGGATACTACAAAATCGCCCGGCATTACCGCTGGGCGTTGGGGCAGGTTTTCCGCACGTTCCGGTACCGCGCTGCCATCGTGGTGGAGGATGACTTAGAAGTTGCTCCGGATTTCTTTGAGTACTTCCAAGCGGCATTCCCGCTGCTCCTGGCCGACCGCAGCCTCTGGTGCGTGTCCGCTTGGAATGACAACGGGAAGGAGCAGATGGTGGATGTCGCACAGGCTGAACTGCTTTACAGGACTGATTTCTTTCCAGGCCTTGGTTGGTTGCTTTTAGCCGAGCTTTGGGATGAACTTGAGCCCAAATGGCCGCGAGCGTTTTGGGACGATTGGATGCGGCAGCCGGAGCAGCGCCGGGATCGCTCCTGCGTCCGGCCCG includes these proteins:
- the PPP1R11 gene encoding LOW QUALITY PROTEIN: E3 ubiquitin-protein ligase PPP1R11 (The sequence of the model RefSeq protein was modified relative to this genomic sequence to represent the inferred CDS: inserted 1 base in 1 codon; deleted 3 bases in 2 codons), which encodes MAEAADTGGCGTATVTETGAAEPENRSLTLKLRKRKPDKKVEWSSDTVDNEHLGRRSSKCCCIYEKPRAFGESSTESEEEEEEEEEEAAGGAARGGXRWMRPPPLHQGTQTGAEAARGTRGGPPSAAPWAPNPYGALRSPLWRLLDTPPPPIKC
- the POLR1H gene encoding DNA-directed RNA polymerase I subunit RPA12 — translated: MELPSSCFQSCLDFCPECGSVLPRPGPQSSIRCPRCSFTLDTADFEGKTIRSTIEFNRLEPAGRGQDPAPHFQGPLVERRCPRCGHEGMAYRTRQMRSADEGQTVFYTCPHCRFQEKEDS
- the MGAT1 gene encoding alpha-1,3-mannosyl-glycoprotein 2-beta-N-acetylglucosaminyltransferase, producing the protein MLKKSSLVLWGAALFIAWNGLLLLFLWSRPTSPPDGDLLTAQVIRLAQDAETELERQKQLLHQIHRYSGLWSRRHHRGPGTVKPPPPPPPSPAPPQPTEPGGTVLPVLVLACDRSTVRRCLDKLLRYRPSAQQFPVIVSQDCGHAETARVIASYGDAVAHIRQPDLSDIPVPAEHRKFQGYYKIARHYRWALGQVFRTFRYRAAIVVEDDLEVAPDFFEYFQAAFPLLLADRSLWCVSAWNDNGKEQMVDVAQAELLYRTDFFPGLGWLLLAELWDELEPKWPRAFWDDWMRQPEQRRDRSCVRPEVSRTMTFGRKGVSHGQFFDQYLKFIKLNDRFVPFTQLDLSYLKKDEYERSFLPKVYSAPEVRVEELQGNRRRELGTVRLQYSGRDSFKAFAKALGLMDDLKSGVPRAGYRGIVSFVYRGRRVYLAPPSDWTGYDPSWS